One window of Cellulomonas shaoxiangyii genomic DNA carries:
- the ispG gene encoding flavodoxin-dependent (E)-4-hydroxy-3-methylbut-2-enyl-diphosphate synthase has translation MPQAPVPVLAPRRPSRKIRVGKVEVGGDAPVSVQSMTTTPTTDVNATLQQIAELTASGCDIVRVAVPSQDDAEALPIIARKSQIPVIADIHFQPKYVFAAIDAGCAAVRVNPGNIRKFDDQVREIARAATDAGVSIRIGVNAGSLDPRLLAKYGKATPEALVESAVWEASLFEEHGFHDFKISVKHNDPVVMVRAYELLAARGDWPLHLGVTEAGPAFQGTIKSATAFGALLSKGIGDTIRVSLSAPPVEEVKVGIQILQSLNLRPRKLEIVSCPSCGRAQVDVYTLAEKVTAGLEGMEVPLRVAVMGCVVNGPGEAREADLGVASGNGKGQIFVKGEIVKTVPESMIVETLIEEAMRIADAMDPVESGAGAPVVTVG, from the coding sequence ATGCCGCAGGCACCGGTTCCGGTCCTGGCCCCGCGCCGGCCGTCCCGCAAGATCCGCGTCGGCAAGGTCGAGGTCGGCGGCGACGCACCCGTGTCGGTGCAGTCGATGACCACGACCCCGACGACCGACGTCAACGCGACGCTCCAGCAGATCGCCGAGCTGACCGCCTCCGGGTGCGACATCGTGCGCGTCGCCGTCCCCAGCCAGGACGACGCCGAGGCGCTGCCGATCATCGCGCGCAAGTCGCAGATCCCGGTCATCGCCGACATCCACTTCCAGCCGAAGTACGTGTTCGCCGCGATCGACGCCGGCTGCGCGGCCGTGCGCGTGAACCCCGGCAACATCCGCAAGTTCGACGACCAGGTGAGGGAGATCGCCCGCGCGGCCACCGACGCCGGCGTCTCGATCCGCATCGGTGTCAACGCCGGCTCCCTCGACCCCCGCCTGCTGGCCAAGTACGGCAAGGCGACGCCGGAGGCGCTCGTCGAGTCGGCCGTCTGGGAGGCGTCCCTGTTCGAGGAGCACGGGTTCCACGACTTCAAGATCAGCGTCAAGCACAACGACCCCGTCGTGATGGTGCGGGCGTACGAGCTCCTCGCCGCGCGCGGCGACTGGCCGCTGCACCTCGGCGTGACCGAGGCGGGCCCGGCGTTCCAGGGGACGATCAAGTCCGCGACCGCCTTCGGTGCGCTGCTGAGCAAGGGCATCGGGGACACGATCCGCGTCTCGCTGTCGGCGCCCCCGGTCGAGGAGGTCAAGGTCGGCATCCAGATCCTGCAGTCGCTGAACCTGCGGCCGCGCAAGCTGGAGATCGTGTCGTGCCCGTCGTGCGGGCGCGCGCAGGTCGACGTCTACACGCTCGCGGAGAAGGTGACCGCCGGCCTCGAGGGCATGGAGGTGCCGCTGCGCGTCGCCGTGATGGGCTGCGTCGTCAACGGGCCCGGCGAGGCGCGCGAGGCGGACCTCGGGGTGGCGTCCGGCAACGGCAAGGGGCAGATCTTCGTCAAGGGCGAGATCGTCAAGACCGTGCCGGAGTCGATGATCGTCGAGACCCTCATCGAGGAGGCCATGCGGATCGCGGACGCCATGGACCCCGTGGAGAGCGGCGCGGGCGCGCCGGTC
- a CDS encoding M50 family metallopeptidase, which translates to MEALVGVLVFVVVLLASIALHEVGHMVPAKRFGVRVSQYMVGFGPTLWSRTKGETEYGVKAIPLGGFVRLIGMYPPAQAVGAREPRTWAQRLAADARAASAEEIRPGEDHRAFYRLSTPKKLVVMLGGPVMNLVIAVVLVLVAYVGIGLPTPGLTLSSVSECVVPADAPADRGCRPEDPAAPGAAAGLRPGDRVVSYDGAPVGSWDQLTGLIRGSGEQPVPVVVERAGDEVELTVTPVVAERPVVADDGTFVTDDDGEVVTRPVGFLGVSPQEETQRQSVGDALAFTAARTWDTVSVVSTLPGRVADLVETTVTGGERDPDSMVGVVGVGRFAGEIASLEDETLASRAAGLLSTLAMLNLALFVFNLIPLPPLDGGHVAAALWEGARRQVARVRGGTRPAPFDTARLVPLAYSVFLVLGAVGLLLVYADVVNPVSVL; encoded by the coding sequence GTGGAGGCGCTGGTCGGCGTGCTCGTGTTCGTCGTCGTGCTGCTCGCGTCGATCGCGCTGCACGAGGTCGGGCACATGGTCCCGGCCAAGCGGTTCGGGGTCCGTGTCAGCCAGTACATGGTCGGCTTCGGGCCGACCCTGTGGTCGCGGACGAAGGGTGAGACCGAGTACGGCGTCAAGGCGATCCCGCTGGGCGGGTTCGTCCGGCTCATCGGGATGTACCCGCCGGCGCAGGCCGTCGGTGCGCGCGAGCCGCGCACGTGGGCCCAGCGCCTCGCGGCCGACGCCCGCGCCGCGAGCGCGGAGGAGATCCGCCCCGGCGAGGACCACCGCGCCTTCTACCGCCTGTCGACGCCGAAGAAGCTCGTCGTCATGCTCGGCGGGCCGGTGATGAACCTGGTCATCGCGGTCGTCCTCGTCCTCGTCGCGTACGTCGGCATCGGCCTGCCGACCCCCGGCCTGACGCTCTCCTCGGTGTCCGAGTGCGTCGTGCCGGCGGACGCGCCGGCCGACCGCGGCTGCCGCCCGGAGGACCCGGCCGCGCCCGGTGCCGCCGCGGGCCTGCGCCCCGGCGACCGCGTCGTGTCCTACGACGGCGCGCCGGTCGGGTCCTGGGACCAGCTCACCGGGCTGATCCGGGGGTCCGGCGAGCAGCCGGTGCCGGTCGTCGTGGAGCGCGCCGGCGACGAGGTCGAGCTGACGGTCACGCCCGTCGTCGCCGAGCGCCCCGTGGTCGCGGACGACGGCACGTTCGTGACCGACGACGACGGCGAGGTCGTCACGCGCCCCGTCGGGTTCCTCGGGGTGTCGCCGCAGGAGGAGACGCAGCGCCAGTCGGTCGGCGACGCCCTCGCGTTCACGGCCGCGCGCACGTGGGACACGGTCTCGGTCGTCAGCACGCTCCCGGGGCGGGTCGCGGACCTCGTGGAGACCACCGTCACGGGCGGCGAGCGCGACCCGGACTCGATGGTCGGCGTCGTGGGGGTCGGCCGGTTCGCGGGCGAGATCGCGTCCCTGGAGGACGAGACGCTCGCGTCGCGCGCGGCGGGGCTGCTCTCGACGCTCGCGATGCTCAACCTCGCGCTCTTCGTCTTCAACCTCATCCCGCTGCCGCCGCTCGACGGCGGTCACGTGGCCGCGGCCCTGTGGGAGGGCGCGCGCCGGCAGGTCGCGCGCGTGCGCGGCGGCACGCGGCCCGCACCCTTCGACACCGCGCGGCTCGTGCCGCTCGCGTACTCGGTCTTCCTGGTCCTCGGGGCGGTCGGGCTGCTGCTGGTCTACGCGGACGTCGTGAACCCGGTGTCGGTGCTGTGA
- a CDS encoding NAD(P)/FAD-dependent oxidoreductase, producing the protein MHDHDGPAPTTDPLRRVLWWDRLLADDPGAAPPRPPLDGDTTADVVVVGAGLTGLWAAYYLLDADPSLDVLVVDAGRSGAGTAGRSTGAAPAGRPAAVAHAPAAERELRAALRDSVVELGGVLAAEEIDAGFLYGGLVRLARTGPAVDRLAADAAAAPQRGDEVHLLDPVAAGRYVHADGVLAATWTPDAAHVDPLRLVRGLAHVVELRGGRVAEHTRALRVAPRAVVTDQGTVRARHVVVTGGALAVPGSPVPVVRRPVRLLATGALPGDVWDALGLRTGVTVVEDRNRPLTLVRTADDRLVAGGAPGVPERVPQLLPALHDHAVRHTWDAAVTTAADGRRTVGLDRGTGLAWSVGGGPDGHDGAAVTNLAGRVLADLLTGTESPLVGLPWVATAPAAGHRPGVRTAVPRAAVRGAAAAWADRVEERRGRTSAPAERVLDATGG; encoded by the coding sequence GTGCACGACCACGACGGCCCGGCCCCGACGACCGACCCGCTGCGCCGCGTCCTGTGGTGGGACCGGCTCCTCGCCGACGACCCCGGTGCCGCGCCGCCCCGCCCGCCGCTCGACGGCGACACGACGGCCGACGTCGTCGTCGTCGGAGCGGGTCTGACCGGGCTGTGGGCGGCGTACTACCTGCTGGACGCCGACCCCTCCCTCGACGTGCTGGTGGTCGACGCCGGCCGCTCGGGTGCGGGCACCGCCGGACGCTCGACCGGCGCGGCGCCGGCCGGCCGGCCGGCCGCGGTCGCGCACGCCCCCGCGGCGGAGCGCGAGCTGCGCGCGGCGCTCCGCGACTCGGTCGTCGAGCTCGGCGGCGTCCTGGCCGCCGAGGAGATCGACGCCGGCTTCCTCTACGGCGGCCTCGTGCGGCTCGCCCGGACGGGCCCGGCGGTCGACCGGCTGGCGGCGGACGCCGCCGCGGCGCCGCAGCGGGGCGACGAGGTGCACCTGCTCGACCCCGTCGCCGCCGGCCGGTACGTCCACGCGGACGGCGTCCTCGCCGCCACCTGGACGCCCGACGCGGCCCACGTCGACCCGCTGCGGCTCGTGCGCGGGCTCGCCCACGTGGTCGAGCTGCGCGGCGGGCGCGTCGCCGAGCACACCCGGGCGCTGCGTGTGGCGCCCCGGGCCGTCGTGACCGACCAGGGCACGGTCCGGGCCCGGCACGTCGTCGTCACCGGCGGCGCGCTCGCCGTCCCGGGGTCGCCCGTCCCGGTGGTGCGGCGACCGGTGCGGCTGCTCGCCACGGGGGCGCTGCCGGGGGACGTCTGGGACGCACTCGGGCTGCGCACGGGCGTGACCGTCGTCGAGGACCGGAACCGCCCCCTGACCCTCGTGCGCACGGCGGACGACCGCCTCGTGGCCGGCGGCGCACCGGGCGTGCCGGAGCGGGTCCCGCAGCTGCTGCCCGCACTCCACGACCACGCCGTGCGCCACACCTGGGACGCCGCGGTGACGACGGCGGCCGACGGGCGGCGGACCGTCGGGCTGGACCGGGGCACCGGGCTGGCGTGGTCCGTCGGCGGCGGCCCCGACGGGCACGACGGCGCGGCCGTGACGAACCTCGCGGGCCGGGTGCTCGCGGACCTGCTCACCGGGACCGAGTCGCCGCTCGTGGGGCTGCCGTGGGTCGCGACGGCGCCCGCAGCGGGGCACCGGCCCGGCGTGCGGACCGCCGTCCCGCGTGCCGCCGTGCGCGGCGCCGCCGCCGCGTGGGCGGACCGCGTGGAGGAGCGGCGCGGCCGCACCAGCGCGCCGGCCGAGCGCGTGCTCGACGCGACCGGCGGCTGA
- the dxr gene encoding 1-deoxy-D-xylulose-5-phosphate reductoisomerase produces the protein MAGVSQRSVVVLGSTGSIGTQALDIVARNPDRFTVTGLSAGGAHPELLVAQARAHRVPVVAVADPAAAQGLRDALPGTTVLAGPDAATELAGSGADVVLNGITGSVGLLPTLAALRGGSTLALANKESLVVGGALVHAAAVRPGQIVPVDSEHSALAQALRAGDRAEVRRLVLTASGGPFRGWSADEVKAATPQQALAHPTWAMGPVVTVNSASLVNKGLELIEAHLLFDVPVDDIAVVVHPQSVVHSMVEFVDGSTIAQASPPDMRLPIALGLAWPDRVPGAAAACDWASATAWTFEPLDEDVFPAVRLAREAVAASPTHPAVYNAANEEAVAAFLGGRIGFGDVVDTVQRVLAEHDGTPAAALTLDAVLAAEDWARARARERLAAR, from the coding sequence ATGGCCGGCGTGAGCCAGCGCAGCGTCGTCGTCCTCGGGTCCACCGGTTCCATCGGGACGCAGGCCCTCGACATCGTGGCCCGCAACCCGGACCGCTTCACCGTGACGGGCCTGTCCGCGGGCGGCGCCCACCCGGAGCTGCTCGTCGCGCAGGCACGCGCGCACCGGGTGCCGGTCGTCGCGGTCGCGGACCCCGCGGCGGCGCAGGGGCTGCGGGATGCGCTGCCGGGCACCACCGTGCTGGCCGGTCCCGACGCGGCGACCGAGCTGGCTGGCTCGGGCGCCGACGTCGTCCTCAACGGGATCACCGGGTCGGTCGGCCTGCTGCCGACGCTCGCCGCGCTGCGCGGGGGCAGCACGCTGGCGCTCGCGAACAAGGAGTCGCTCGTCGTCGGCGGCGCGCTCGTGCACGCGGCCGCCGTGCGGCCGGGGCAGATCGTGCCGGTCGACTCCGAGCACTCGGCGCTCGCGCAGGCCCTGCGCGCCGGTGACCGTGCGGAGGTCCGCCGGCTCGTGCTGACCGCCTCGGGCGGCCCGTTCCGGGGCTGGTCGGCCGACGAGGTGAAGGCGGCGACGCCGCAGCAGGCCCTCGCGCACCCGACGTGGGCGATGGGCCCGGTGGTCACCGTCAACTCGGCGAGCCTGGTCAACAAGGGGCTCGAGCTCATCGAGGCGCACCTGCTCTTCGACGTCCCGGTCGACGACATCGCGGTCGTCGTGCACCCGCAGTCGGTCGTGCACTCCATGGTCGAGTTCGTCGACGGCTCGACGATCGCCCAGGCGTCGCCGCCGGACATGCGCCTGCCCATCGCGCTCGGGCTCGCGTGGCCGGACCGCGTCCCGGGCGCCGCGGCGGCGTGCGACTGGGCCTCGGCGACGGCGTGGACGTTCGAGCCGCTCGACGAGGACGTCTTCCCTGCCGTGCGGCTCGCGCGCGAGGCGGTCGCGGCCTCGCCCACCCACCCCGCCGTCTACAACGCCGCGAACGAGGAGGCGGTGGCCGCGTTCCTGGGCGGGCGGATCGGGTTCGGCGACGTGGTGGACACGGTGCAGCGCGTCCTGGCCGAGCACGACGGGACGCCGGCCGCGGCGCTCACGCTGGACGCCGTGCTCGCCGCCGAGGACTGGGCGCGTGCACGCGCCCGGGAGCGGCTCGCGGCGCGCTGA
- a CDS encoding DivIVA domain-containing protein: MSDGMFRTVSGLRRGYDPDEVDGFFAHARSLYEQGPATALSGAEVRHVAFDMVRGGYVTAAVDAALDRLEAAFVARQRAQYVADKGQDAWMSQLGAQARTLYGRLGRPDGDRFAPPEGREPGYEPADVDALCHRLIAYFDTGAPLTAGELRAATFRRRNGRNGYAEAPVDAFVARAVEVLLGVE, translated from the coding sequence GTGAGCGACGGGATGTTCCGCACCGTCTCCGGACTGCGCCGCGGGTACGACCCCGACGAGGTCGACGGGTTCTTCGCCCACGCGCGCTCCCTGTACGAGCAGGGCCCCGCGACCGCGCTGTCGGGGGCCGAGGTGCGGCACGTCGCGTTCGACATGGTCCGGGGCGGCTATGTCACCGCGGCCGTCGACGCCGCGCTGGACCGCCTCGAGGCGGCGTTCGTGGCCCGGCAGCGCGCCCAGTACGTCGCGGACAAGGGCCAGGACGCGTGGATGTCGCAGCTCGGTGCGCAGGCCCGGACGCTCTACGGACGTCTCGGGCGCCCCGACGGCGACCGCTTCGCCCCGCCGGAGGGCCGTGAGCCCGGGTACGAGCCCGCCGACGTGGACGCGCTGTGCCACCGGCTCATCGCGTACTTCGACACGGGTGCGCCCCTGACGGCCGGTGAGCTGCGCGCGGCGACGTTCCGGCGGCGCAACGGCCGCAACGGCTACGCGGAGGCCCCCGTCGACGCGTTCGTCGCCCGGGCGGTGGAGGTCCTGCTCGGCGTCGAGTGA
- the rlmN gene encoding 23S rRNA (adenine(2503)-C(2))-methyltransferase RlmN codes for MNPTPVRLDLSAPTRGARGKPPRHFVDLTPEERVEAVQALGEKPFRAKQLATHYFTHLTADPAAMTDLPAATRDVLVADLFPPLLTESRTLTADQGATVKTLYHLFDGAKVESVLMRYTNRATLCVSSQVGCGLACSFCATGQMGLTRNLSTAEIVEQVRQAARALAAGEIPGGATRLTNVVFMGMGEPLANYKAVMGTVRRLVAPTPDGLGMSARNVTVSTVGLVPAMDKLAGEGIPVTLALSLHAPDDELRSELVPVNTRWTVDEALNSARRYFDVTGRRVSIEYALIRDVNDHAWRADLLGEKLVARGGTGWVHCNPIPLNPTPGSRWTASDPEVEREFVARLRAHGIPTTIRDTRGSDIDGACGQLAAEEDE; via the coding sequence GTGAACCCCACACCCGTCCGTCTGGACCTGAGCGCACCCACGCGTGGTGCGCGCGGCAAGCCGCCGCGCCACTTCGTCGACCTGACGCCCGAGGAGCGCGTCGAGGCGGTGCAGGCGCTGGGGGAGAAGCCCTTCCGCGCCAAGCAGCTCGCGACGCACTACTTCACGCACCTCACCGCCGACCCCGCGGCGATGACGGACCTGCCGGCCGCCACGCGCGACGTGCTCGTCGCGGACCTGTTCCCGCCGCTGCTGACGGAGAGCCGCACGCTCACCGCGGACCAGGGCGCGACCGTCAAGACGCTCTACCACCTGTTCGACGGCGCCAAGGTCGAGTCGGTCCTCATGCGGTACACCAACCGCGCGACGCTGTGCGTGTCGAGCCAGGTCGGCTGCGGCCTCGCCTGCTCGTTCTGCGCCACGGGCCAGATGGGGCTGACGCGCAACCTCTCGACGGCGGAGATCGTGGAGCAGGTGCGCCAGGCGGCGCGCGCGCTGGCCGCCGGTGAGATCCCCGGCGGGGCGACACGCCTGACGAACGTCGTGTTCATGGGGATGGGCGAGCCGCTCGCGAACTACAAGGCGGTCATGGGCACGGTCCGCCGGCTCGTGGCGCCGACCCCGGACGGGCTCGGCATGTCCGCGCGCAACGTCACCGTCTCGACGGTGGGTCTCGTGCCCGCGATGGACAAGCTCGCGGGCGAGGGCATCCCCGTGACGCTCGCGCTGTCGTTGCACGCCCCCGACGACGAGCTGCGCAGCGAGCTCGTGCCGGTGAACACCCGGTGGACGGTCGACGAGGCGCTCAACTCCGCACGCCGCTACTTCGACGTGACGGGCCGGCGGGTGTCGATCGAGTACGCCCTCATCCGGGACGTCAACGACCACGCCTGGCGGGCGGACCTGCTGGGGGAGAAGCTCGTCGCCCGCGGCGGCACCGGCTGGGTGCACTGCAACCCGATCCCGCTGAACCCGACGCCGGGTTCGCGCTGGACGGCGAGCGATCCCGAGGTGGAGCGGGAGTTCGTGGCACGCTTGCGCGCGCACGGCATCCCCACGACCATCCGGGACACGCGGGGCAGCGACATCGACGGGGCGTGCGGCCAGCTCGCCGCGGAGGAGGACGAGTGA
- a CDS encoding phosphatidate cytidylyltransferase: MTQLAAPRTTSPGRDLPAAVAVGVVLLGAVAASLFIRKEAFVVLAVLAVGAATWELAQALTRRSIHLPLLPLLVGAAGILVSAYTAGPEAQFVAFLLTVGGAVVWRVLDGSGEPALRDVTAATFAAAYLPFLGGFVMLLLAEPDGPARVVMFILLAVACDTGGYVVGTLLGRHPMAPTVSPKKSWEGLLGSIVLASVVGVVGVQIAFEGDPLVGVLLGLGTVVSATLGDLAESMLKRDLELKDMGRLLPGHGGVLDRLDSLVLTAPTVWVLLTVLLPAG, translated from the coding sequence ATGACACAGCTCGCCGCTCCTCGCACCACCAGCCCCGGACGCGACCTCCCCGCCGCGGTCGCGGTCGGCGTCGTGCTCCTCGGCGCCGTGGCGGCGTCGCTGTTCATCCGCAAGGAGGCGTTCGTCGTCCTCGCGGTGCTGGCCGTGGGCGCCGCGACGTGGGAGCTCGCGCAGGCGCTCACCCGGCGCTCGATCCACCTGCCGCTGCTGCCGCTGCTGGTCGGGGCCGCCGGGATCCTCGTCTCGGCGTACACCGCCGGGCCCGAGGCGCAGTTCGTCGCGTTCCTGCTGACGGTCGGCGGCGCAGTCGTGTGGCGGGTGCTCGACGGCAGCGGCGAGCCGGCGCTGCGCGACGTCACCGCGGCGACGTTCGCCGCGGCGTACCTGCCGTTCCTCGGCGGGTTCGTGATGCTCCTGCTCGCGGAGCCCGACGGGCCCGCGCGCGTGGTCATGTTCATCCTGCTGGCCGTCGCGTGCGACACCGGCGGGTACGTCGTGGGCACCCTGCTCGGCCGGCACCCGATGGCGCCGACCGTCAGCCCGAAGAAGTCGTGGGAGGGCCTGCTCGGCTCGATCGTCCTCGCGAGCGTGGTCGGCGTCGTCGGCGTGCAGATCGCGTTCGAGGGCGATCCGCTCGTCGGCGTGCTGCTGGGGCTGGGCACGGTCGTCAGCGCGACGCTCGGGGACCTCGCCGAGTCCATGCTGAAGCGCGACCTGGAGCTCAAGGACATGGGTCGCCTCCTGCCCGGGCACGGCGGCGTCCTCGACCGGCTCGACTCGCTCGTGCTCACCGCCCCGACGGTCTGGGTCCTCCTGACCGTGCTGCTGCCGGCCGGCTGA
- the frr gene encoding ribosome recycling factor, with translation MIDDTLLEAEEKMDKAVEVAKEDFAAIRTGRANAAMFAKVFVDYYGSPTPLQQLASFNVVEARTILVSPFDKSSTTAIEKALRDSDLGVNPTNDGNVIRVVLPALTAERRKDFVKLAKSKAEDARISVRSVRRRAKEELDRIAKDGEAGEDEVARAEKELEALTKRHVDLVDQLLASKESELLEV, from the coding sequence GTGATCGACGACACACTCCTCGAGGCCGAGGAGAAGATGGACAAGGCCGTGGAGGTCGCGAAGGAGGACTTCGCGGCGATCCGCACCGGCCGTGCGAACGCCGCGATGTTCGCCAAGGTGTTCGTCGACTACTACGGCTCGCCGACCCCGCTGCAGCAGCTCGCGTCGTTCAACGTCGTCGAGGCGCGCACCATCCTCGTCTCGCCGTTCGACAAGTCGTCGACGACGGCGATCGAGAAGGCGCTGCGCGACTCCGACCTGGGTGTGAACCCGACGAACGACGGCAACGTGATCCGCGTCGTGCTGCCGGCCCTGACGGCCGAGCGTCGCAAGGACTTCGTCAAGCTCGCGAAGTCCAAGGCCGAGGACGCGCGCATCTCGGTGCGCTCGGTGCGCCGGCGCGCCAAGGAGGAGCTCGACCGCATCGCGAAGGACGGCGAGGCGGGCGAGGACGAGGTCGCACGCGCCGAGAAGGAGCTCGAGGCGCTGACGAAGCGCCACGTCGACCTGGTCGACCAGCTGCTCGCGTCCAAGGAGAGCGAGCTGCTCGAGGTCTGA
- the pyrH gene encoding UMP kinase yields the protein MEGRRVLLKLSGESFGGGSVGLAVPVVRRIAGEIAAAVRGGVQVAIVVGGGNFFRGAELQVGGMDRARADYMGMLGTVMNCLALQDFLEQAGVSTRVQTAITMGQVAEPYIPLRAIRHLEKGRVVIFGAGAGLPYFSTDTVAVQRALETHCQEVLMGKNGVDGVYTADPRRDPDARKLDHLTYTDAIVGELGVMDTSALSLCRDNDVPMRVFGLEEHGNVTRALEGEKIGTLVTAS from the coding sequence GTGGAGGGCCGGCGCGTCCTGCTCAAGCTCTCGGGCGAGAGCTTCGGCGGCGGCTCGGTCGGTCTCGCGGTCCCGGTCGTCCGGCGGATCGCGGGGGAGATCGCGGCGGCCGTGCGCGGGGGCGTCCAGGTGGCGATCGTCGTCGGCGGGGGGAACTTCTTCCGCGGCGCCGAGCTGCAGGTCGGCGGCATGGACCGGGCCCGCGCCGACTACATGGGCATGCTCGGCACGGTCATGAACTGCCTCGCGCTGCAGGACTTCCTCGAGCAGGCGGGCGTGAGCACGCGCGTGCAGACCGCCATCACGATGGGGCAGGTCGCCGAGCCGTACATCCCGCTGCGCGCGATCCGGCACCTCGAGAAGGGCCGCGTCGTGATCTTCGGCGCGGGTGCGGGGCTGCCGTACTTCTCGACGGACACGGTCGCGGTGCAGCGGGCGCTCGAGACGCACTGCCAGGAGGTCCTCATGGGCAAGAACGGCGTCGACGGGGTGTACACGGCCGACCCGCGCCGGGACCCCGACGCCCGCAAGCTCGACCACCTGACGTACACCGACGCGATCGTCGGGGAGCTCGGCGTGATGGACACGTCGGCGCTGAGCCTGTGCCGCGACAACGACGTGCCGATGCGCGTGTTCGGGCTCGAGGAGCACGGCAACGTCACGCGCGCGCTCGAGGGTGAGAAGATCGGCACGCTGGTCACCGCGAGCTGA
- the tsf gene encoding translation elongation factor Ts, with the protein MANYSLADIKALRERTGAGMLDVKKALEEADGDVDKALEIIRVKGLKGVGKREGRSASDGLVAAEVSPTPDGEGQTGVLVEVNSETDFVAKNQTFISLAQRVLATAVTSGAADADALLAADSDGTPLQTVVDETAATLGEKVVVRRVARLAGEHVEVYLHKVNKDLPPQVGVLVATDAAGAGVARDVATHVAAYSPTYLTRDEVPTDVVENERRIAEETARNEGKPEGALSKIVEGRLNGYFKETVLVDQAFAKDPKKTVGQVLAEVGGTVTGFVRYRVGA; encoded by the coding sequence ATGGCGAACTACTCGCTGGCCGACATCAAGGCGCTCCGCGAGCGGACCGGTGCCGGCATGCTCGACGTGAAGAAGGCGCTCGAGGAGGCCGACGGCGACGTCGACAAGGCGCTCGAGATCATCCGCGTCAAGGGCCTGAAGGGTGTCGGCAAGCGCGAGGGACGCTCCGCCTCCGACGGTCTCGTCGCGGCCGAGGTCTCGCCGACGCCCGACGGCGAGGGCCAGACGGGCGTGCTCGTCGAGGTCAACTCGGAGACGGACTTCGTCGCGAAGAACCAGACGTTCATCTCGCTCGCCCAGCGGGTGCTGGCGACGGCGGTCACCTCGGGTGCCGCGGACGCCGACGCGCTGCTGGCCGCGGACTCCGACGGCACCCCGCTGCAGACGGTCGTCGACGAGACGGCCGCCACGCTCGGTGAGAAGGTCGTGGTCCGCCGCGTCGCACGCCTCGCCGGCGAGCACGTCGAGGTGTACCTGCACAAGGTCAACAAGGACCTCCCGCCCCAGGTCGGCGTCCTCGTCGCCACGGACGCGGCCGGCGCCGGCGTCGCCCGCGACGTCGCGACGCACGTCGCGGCGTACTCGCCGACGTACCTGACGCGCGACGAGGTCCCGACGGACGTCGTCGAGAACGAGCGTCGCATCGCCGAGGAGACCGCCCGCAACGAGGGCAAGCCCGAGGGCGCGCTGTCGAAGATCGTCGAGGGTCGCCTCAACGGGTACTTCAAGGAGACGGTCCTCGTCGACCAGGCCTTCGCGAAGGACCCGAAGAAGACGGTCGGCCAGGTGCTGGCCGAGGTCGGCGGCACCGTCACCGGCTTCGTGCGCTACCGCGTCGGAGCCTGA
- the rpsB gene encoding 30S ribosomal protein S2, with the protein MAVVTMRQLLESGVHFGHQTRRWNPKMKRFIFTERNGIYIVDLQQSLSYIDRAYDFVSQTVSHGGSILFVGTKKQAQEPVAEQAARVGMPYVNQRWLGGMLTNFSTVHKRLQRLKELEQVDFDDVAASGLTKKELLVLRREKDKLTKTLGGIRDMARVPSAVWIVDTNKEHLAVDEARKLGIPVVAILDTNCDPDVVDYPIPGNDDAIRAVQLLTRVIADAAADGLMKRHSGGAAATQGADADAEPLAEWERELLAGAEAGLQDPALAPEAVDAAAATAGDAQQPVGGARPDESAVAPGQDAAPAVEAAAAAEAREEAAVQDEAPAQDEAPAQAEAPAEAPAQDEQA; encoded by the coding sequence ATGGCCGTCGTCACCATGCGCCAGCTGCTCGAGAGCGGTGTCCACTTCGGGCACCAGACCCGCCGCTGGAACCCCAAGATGAAGCGCTTCATCTTCACCGAGCGCAACGGCATCTACATCGTCGACCTGCAGCAGTCGCTGTCCTACATCGACCGCGCGTACGACTTCGTCAGCCAGACCGTCTCGCACGGTGGCTCGATCCTCTTCGTCGGCACGAAGAAGCAGGCGCAGGAGCCGGTGGCCGAGCAGGCCGCGCGTGTCGGCATGCCCTACGTCAACCAGCGCTGGCTGGGTGGCATGCTCACCAACTTCTCGACGGTCCACAAGCGCCTGCAGCGCCTCAAGGAGCTCGAGCAGGTCGACTTCGACGACGTCGCGGCCTCGGGCCTGACGAAGAAGGAGCTGCTCGTCCTGCGTCGCGAGAAGGACAAGCTCACGAAGACGCTCGGCGGCATCCGTGACATGGCCAGGGTCCCCTCGGCCGTGTGGATCGTCGACACGAACAAGGAGCACCTCGCGGTCGACGAGGCGCGCAAGCTCGGGATCCCCGTCGTCGCGATCCTCGACACGAACTGCGACCCGGACGTCGTCGACTACCCGATCCCGGGCAACGACGACGCGATCCGTGCCGTGCAGCTGCTCACCCGCGTGATCGCCGACGCGGCCGCCGACGGCCTCATGAAGCGCCACTCGGGCGGTGCCGCCGCCACGCAGGGCGCCGACGCCGACGCCGAGCCGCTCGCCGAGTGGGAGCGCGAGCTCCTCGCCGGTGCCGAGGCCGGTCTGCAGGACCCGGCGCTCGCGCCGGAGGCCGTCGACGCCGCGGCCGCGACCGCGGGCGACGCGCAGCAGCCGGTCGGCGGGGCACGCCCCGACGAGTCGGCCGTCGCCCCGGGTCAGGACGCCGCGCCCGCCGTCGAGGCCGCTGCCGCGGCCGAGGCGCGCGAGGAGGCCGCCGTGCAGGACGAGGCTCCGGCGCAGGACGAGGCTCCGGCGCAGGCCGAGGCTCCGGCCGAGGCGCCCGCGCAGGACGAGCAGGCCTGA